TAAATTACTGAATACAGCTGCATATTGCATACGAGTCCCACAACCAAAACCCCAACGCTCGTTTCCACCGACTTTTCCGGATTCGATGGGAAAAATCGTTGGAAAACATTGATTCGCTGATCGCCGTTGTCGAAGGGACCAGCGATTCTAATTGATTAGAAATCACGACAAGATGGCTGCCGAAGATCCATCGGCGTATCACGGGATCTTCCGCGGGCATCTTCTAACAATtaattctcctctctctctctgtcttctaacgttctcaaaaaTCGTAGAACAATATCGGAGAAAGACCTGAGAGTTACACTGTccgtttaaaaaagaaattctagCGAGTTAACGATTAGAAGAGACGCAGACTTCTGGCGGAGAGATTGTAGTCCTCGACCGGTATTTGCCATCGATTGTCCCAGAAATCGGTCTTCGTTCTATAAGACAGATGGGTGCACATCGGGAGACGCGTCGCACGCTCGCACCTTCTCGAAACCGACCAGTACAAGAAGTTCTGCGGACACTTGTACAAATAACCCTGAAGAGCGTCCCTGGAGTCGCGTTTGCACTTGTAGAACGCGTTGCTGCAGCCTTGCCTGTAAGGATAGTGTCCCTCTCCCGGGCAGAGTCGTTCAGTGGTCACCTTGATCTGGAAGCAAACACGAACATTCGTTTATCGGATCAATTAAGGGGTATCCTCAATTCCCGATGGTGCAAAGATTAGGTTTTGCAGTAGTTAAAAGCGCTAGCTTAAATCTCTAGGCCCACCAATTTCCAAATATTCAAATTACGATATTTTGAGGGAAACAGCGGTCTAGATCGAACTTTTATCTAGCGAATTATCTTTTGAATATTGAAAGAccgcatctttgcattatcgagaaatgagaaggcgcatctcgcacccttgcaattctggaaaggaGAACACCTACTTAAACACCATAGAACAAACATTAATCCCTTGTTATTCATAATAATTAGAGGCTACTTACGGGTGACACAGAGCTCTCCTCCAATTTCCTATAGAATCTCCCACTGGCAATGGTGCCTTGGCAGGCTTggctggtttgattctcaggCAGACACTGTATCTTCTTCTCGTCGAAGATAGTACCCTCCGGACAGCTGAGCACCAGCACCTTGATCTCCATGTTGCCTTCGTTGGTGCACTGGTAGAACAGGTTACAGTATTTCGGATGTCTTCGGAATCCGGTTGGACAAACCAGCACTATCTGTTCGTCGGTTAAGTTCCCAATCGGACAAGGAGTTGCCGAGGCTGGAGTAGTATCCGTGGTCTCAGTAGTTTGCTCCGAAGACTCTGTACTGCTGCCAGGTTCTTCCGACGTAGCTTCGGAGCTAGATTCTGTGCTGGACTGCGTGGTTGCCTCGGATGTAGACTCCGTGGTAGACTCGGACGCAGCTTCGGAGGTAGATTCTGTGGTTGCTTCGGTTGTGGATTCTGTGGTAGCCTCGGACGTAGACTCTGTGGTCGATTCAGTCGTGGAGGCTTCGCTCGAGGACTCTGTGCTGGATTCTGACGTCGACTCCGTGGTCGATTCTGTGGTGGCTTCCGAAGTAGACTGCGTGGTAGCTTCCGAAGTAGACTGCGTGGTAGCTTCCGAAGTAGACTGCGTGGTAGCTTCCGAAGTAGATTCCGTCGTAGCTTCGGAAGTAGACTGCGTGGTAGCTTCCGAAGTAGACTCCGTCGTAGCTTCTGAAGCGGACTGCGTGGTTGCCTCCGTTGTAGCTTCCGAAGTAGATTGCGTCGTTGCTTCTGAAGTAGATTGCGTCGTAGCTTCCGAAGTAGATTGCGTCGTTGCTTCTGAAGTAGACTCCGTCGTAGCTTCCGAGGTAGCTTCGGATGTCGTAGTCGATTCATCCTGAGAGGTCGTCGAGGTTGAAGGTTCGGTGGTTCTGTCAGCCCCCGTTGTAGACCCTGCTGTGGAACTGCTGGTGGTTGAAGAAGGCATCTGGCAGTCTCTCGCAGGGTAAACGGACTCAGGGTAATTACAGACGCTGATGCTGGGATCGAAGATGGTTCCTGGCGCACAGTTGAAGTGGTACACGTTAAAACCGTTCCCATTGTCGACGCAGCGGTAGAACTTGTCGCACTGCGTTGGATTCGGGTAGAATCCCTCCTTCTCGCAAACTATCGTATTGTTAGGAGGCTTCGTGGTGCAATCCGAGCCACTGGAAGAGGACGCAGTGCTAGACTGAGACGTCGAAGACGAGCTCTCGGTGCTGGATGGATCTGGTGTCTCCGCAGGCTTGCCAGAACTGCTGGAACCTGAAGATATCGTCGTTGATTCCTCAGGTGTGTCTCCTTGAGTACTACTAGCTGTGGTTGCAGCTGTGGTACCCGCAGTTGTGCCAGAACTGGTGATTGGTGGCGTCAAACCAGTCGACGGCGAGCTTCCTGGTGGTCCGTTATCGATCTCGTTACTCTCTGTTGAACAGGAAGCTACCTCGCTGATGTAATTACAAGTTTGGAGAGACTGGTCCCAGGCTGTGCCCTCCGCGCAACTGAAGTCGTATCTCTGGAAGCCGTTCTCACTGCGGACACAACGGATGAACTTTGTGCAGTCGGCTGGGTTGGGGAAGAAGCCTTCCTGGGAGCATTGTGATGATCCTGGTGACGAAGTACTTCCGGGAGGTTTGGTGTTGGATGTGGTGCTTGTCGATCCCGTGGGAGGTAGGTAAGATACTGTTTCTGTAACACCTGAATCTGTGGATTGAGTGCTTGTGCTTGGATCAGATGGAGACTGTGCTGTTGAGGAGGCTGTTGAGGAACTGCTGGATGGCGCAGCGGTTGTTGGGCTAGAGGATGATGGGACTGAGCTGGTAGATGATGGAGGCGGTGCTTGACTGCTGGATGAAGTAGGTGGTGCTTGACTGCTTGATGAAGTAGGTGGTGCTTGGCTGCTCGACGATGTGGGTGGTGCAGAACTACTGGATGAAGTAGGTGGTGCTTGACTGCTTGATGAAGTAGGTGGTGCTTGACTGCTTGATGAAGTAGGTGGTGCTTGACTGCTTGATGATGAAGGTGGTGCTTGGCTACTCGACGATGTGGGTGGTACAGAAGTACTGGATGAAGTTGGTGGTGCTTGGCTGCTCGACGATGTGGGTGGTGCAGAACTACTGGATGAAGTAGGTGGTGCTTGACTGCTTGATGAAGTAGGTGGTGCTTGGCTGCTTGATGATGAAGGTGGTGCAGAGCTACTGGATGAGGGTGCAGAGCTAGTGGCAGGTTGACTGGTGGTTCCATCAACCTCGTTGGAAGATGGATCCGACCCAGTCGAGTTGGACCCACAGCCTGGGACAGCAGACTCGTGATTGCAGCTTTGAACGCTCGAGTCCCAGGCAGTTCCAGTTCCACATTGGAATTCGTACTTGATGAAGCTAGAATTGCTGCCGACGCAGCGGTAGAATTTGTGGCAGTCTTTAGGATCGGGGAAGAAACCTTCCTCCGTGCAGTTCGATGATCCTGAGGGCGGGTTTGTGGTGGCAGTTGATTGTGTGCTAGATGCAGTCGTGCTTTCAGGTGGTAAGGTTTCTGTTGGATCTGCAGCGATGATTGTAGAACTGCTTGTACTGTTTTGCTCCGTGGACGATGCTGTTGAACTTGTTGTAGGACTTGTTGTTGGTCTTGTTGTTGATTGGCTAGTCGATGGGGGATAGGATGGACTACTTGAAGAAGCAGTTACAGGGCGAGATGTAGAAACAGGTGTTGTAGAACTACTGGTGGTTGTGCTCGATTGTACGGCAGTTGTTTGGCTGTCTGTTGTCGGGCGAGATGTAGAAACAGGTGTAGTAGAACTACTGGTGCTTGTGCTCGATTGTGCGACAGTTGTTTGGCTGTCTGTTGTTGGGCGAGATGTTGAAGAGGGAGGTGCTGTGCTACTAGATGACGGTGCAGATGATGTTGTGCTTGGTTCAGTTTGAGTTGTACCTGGCCGACTAGTTGTTCCACCGGGAGACTGACTGCTTGAAGAATCCGAAGAGCCTGGAGCAGGAGATGAGCTCGACCCACCTTTGCAATCAGGAACAGCTGATTCGTGATTACAACTCTGAATTGATTGATCCCAAGCAGTTCCAGCTCCGCATTCGAATGAATATTTAATGAATGTAGCATCGCTGCCAACGCAACGATAGAACTTGCGACAGTTCTCAGGATCTGGGAAGAATCCTTCTTGCGTACAGATTCCTGGAGTACCTACAAAAGATACTGAATGGTGATATCTGAAAGTCATGGTGGAGCGAGTATATCGTGAGTACTAGCAGAGACTAAAATACCTGAAGGGGTACTAGAAGTGCTATCAGTGCCAGGAGAACTAGAAGTGCTATTAGTGCCAGGAGAACTAGAACTACAAGGTGTGCTGGGAGAACTAGAGTTACCAGGCGTGGCAGGCGTTCCAGGTGAGCCCGGCGATCCCGGTGACCCTGGCGATCCTGGTGAGCCCGGAGATCCTGGCGATCCCGGTGACCCCGGTGACCCTGGCGATCCCGGCGATCCCGATGACCCTGGCGATCCCGGTGATCCTGGCGATCCTGGTGAGCCCGGTGATCCTGGCGATCCCGGTGACCCCGGATATCCCGGCGATCCCGGTGACCCCGGTGACCCTGGCGATCCCGATGACCCTGGCGATCCCGGTGATCCTGGCGATCCTGGCGAGCCCGGTGATCCTGGCGATCCCGGTGACCCCGGTGATCCCGGTGACCCTGGCGATCCTGGTGACCCTGGCGATCCCGGCGATCCCGGTGACCCCGATGATCCCGGTGACCCTGGCGATTCCGGTGAGCCCGGATATCCCGGTGACCCCGGTGACCCTGGCGATCCTGGTGAGCCCGGCGATCCCGGTGACCCTGGCGATCCTGGTGAGCCCGGTGATCCTGGTGAGCCCGGTGATCCTGGTGAGCCCGGCGATCCTGGTGAGCCCGGCGATCCCGGTGATCCTGGCGATCCCGGTGAGCCCGGATATCCCGGATACCCTGGAGAGCCCGGGGATCCCGGCGATCCCGGCGATCCCGGCGATCCTGGTGAGCCCGGTGATCCTGGTGAGCCCGGCGATCCCGGTGACCCTGGCGATCCTGGTGAGCCCGGTGATCCTGGTGAGCCCGGTGATCCTGGTGAGCCCGGTGATCCTGGTGAGCCCGGCGATCCCGGTGATCCTGGCGATCCCGGTGAGCCCGGATATCCCGGATACCCTGGAGAGCCCGGGGATCCCGGCGATCCCGGCGATCCTGGTGAGCCCGGCGATCCCGGCGATCCCGGTGACCCATTGGGATCACCAGGTTGTCCCGGCGAACCCGGCGACCCATTGGGATCACCAGGTTGTCCCGGCAACCCATTGGGATCACCAGGCTGTCCCGGTTGACCATTAGGGTCTCCGGGCTGTCCAGGGCTACCGGTATCACCATTCCATTGTCCGTTATTATCTCCCGTATCACCATTCCATTGTCCGCCATTATCTCCCGCATCTCCATTCCATTGTCCACCGTTATCTCCGTTCCATTGTCCACCATTATCGACACCGCCAGCGCCTGGCGAGGCTTCTTTACAATCATCCCGTGTTACCGCCCAAGCATGATTACACCCTTGAATCTCCGGGTCCCAAACAGTTCCAACCCCACATGTGAACTCGTACTTAATGAACTTCCCAGAACCCCCGTCAACGCATCTATAAAACTTCCTGCAATCGTTTGGATCCGAAAGGAATCCCTCTTGCGTGCATTGGGGACTGTTTTTCCCATTTTCAGAAGGATCTTCAGCTGATGGCTGTCTGGTAGTACTTTGTGTTGTCGATGGACTTCTAGTAGTCCACTGTGTTGTTGTCGATGGACTCCTAGTAGTCCACTGTGTTGTCGGTGGACTCCTAGTAGTCCACTGTGTTGTCGGTGAACTTCTAGTAGTCCACTGTGTTGTCGATGGACTTCTAGTAGTCCACTGTGTTGTCGGTGGACTTTTAGTAGTCCACTGAGTTGTCGATGGACTTCTAGTAGTCCACTGAGTTGTCGATGGACTTCTGGTAGTACTCTGACTAGTAGTGGTCGATGGAGTAGTTGTCCTAGTAGTTGTCCATTGCGTGGAAGACGTATCCGGCGAGCCAGGAACGTTCGAATCGATCTCGTTCTCGTCCCCTCCGCACTCCGGTCTTCCACTGTCGTTAGGGTGCGTGCAGATGTCGCCCCTGGCCTTGGAGAACACTGTACCGACTCCGCACTCGAACCTGAAGGTAGTCAACGGACTGCCGTTGCCCCAATCGACGCATCTGTAGTACACCCTACAGTCGCGAGGATCAGGATGATATCCCTCCTCCGTGCACACGAA
This genomic stretch from Lasioglossum baleicum chromosome 13, iyLasBale1, whole genome shotgun sequence harbors:
- the LOC143214863 gene encoding uncharacterized protein LOC143214863 isoform X4, whose translation is MWSGPRLLGVLLALSLHARADPYDYIQNQYRQDANNGFVCTEEGYHPDPRDCRVYYRCVDWGNGSPLTTFRFECGVGTVFSKARGDICTHPNDSGRPECGGDENEIDSNVPGSPDTSSTQWTTTRTTTPSTTTSQSTTRSPSTTQWTTRSPSTTQWTTKSPPTTQWTTRSPSTTQWTTRSSPTTQWTTRSPPTTQWTTRSPSTTTQWTTRSPSTTQSTTRQPSAEDPSENGKNSPQCTQEGFLSDPNDCRKFYRCVDGGSGKFIKYEFTCGVGTVWDPEIQGCNHAWAVTRDDCKEASPGAGGVDNGGQWNGDNGGQWNGDAGDNGGQWNGDTGDNNGQWNGDTGSPGQPGDPNGQPGQPGDPNGLPGQPGDPNGSPGSPGQPGDPNGSPGSPGSPGSPGSPGSPGSPGSPGYPGYPGSPGSPGSPGSPGSPGSPGSPGSPGSPGSPGSPGSPGSPGSPGSPGSPGSPGSPGSPGSPGSPGSPGYPGYPGSPGSPGSPGSPGSPGSPGSPGSPGSPGSPGSPGSPGSPGSPGSPGSPGSPGSPGYPGSPESPGSPGSSGSPGSPGSPGSPGSPGSPGSPGSPGSPGSPGSPGSPGSPGSPGSSGSPGSPGSPGSPGYPGSPGSPGSPGSPGSPGSPGSPGSSGSPGSPGSPGSPGSPGSPGSPGSPGSPGSPGSPGTPATPGNSSSPSTPCSSSSPGTNSTSSSPGTDSTSSTPSGTPGICTQEGFFPDPENCRKFYRCVGSDATFIKYSFECGAGTAWDQSIQSCNHESAVPDCKGGSSSSPAPGSSDSSSSQSPGGTTSRPGTTQTEPSTTSSAPSSSSTAPPSSTSRPTTDSQTTVAQSSTSTSSSTTPVSTSRPTTDSQTTAVQSSTTTSSSTTPVSTSRPVTASSSSPSYPPSTSQSTTRPTTSPTTSSTASSTEQNSTSSSTIIAADPTETLPPESTTASSTQSTATTNPPSGSSNCTEEGFFPDPKDCHKFYRCVGSNSSFIKYEFQCGTGTAWDSSVQSCNHESAVPGCGSNSTGSDPSSNEVDGTTSQPATSSAPSSSSSAPPSSSSSQAPPTSSSSQAPPTSSSSSAPPTSSSSQAPPTSSSTSVPPTSSSSQAPPSSSSSQAPPTSSSSQAPPTSSSSQAPPPSSTSSVPSSSSPTTAAPSSSSSTASSTAQSPSDPSTSTQSTDSGVTETVSYLPPTGSTSTTSNTKPPGSTSSPGSSQCSQEGFFPNPADCTKFIRCVRSENGFQRYDFSCAEGTAWDQSLQTCNYISEVASCSTESNEIDNGPPGSSPSTGLTPPITSSGTTAGTTAATTASSTQGDTPEESTTISSGSSSSGKPAETPDPSSTESSSSTSQSSTASSSSGSDCTTKPPNNTIVCEKEGFYPNPTQCDKFYRCVDNGNGFNVYHFNCAPGTIFDPSISVCNYPESVYPARDCQMPSSTTSSSTAGSTTGADRTTEPSTSTTSQDESTTTSEATSEATTESTSEATTQSTSEATTQSTSEATTQSTSEATTEATTQSASEATTESTSEATTQSTSEATTESTSEATTQSTSEATTQSTSEATTQSTSEATTESTTESTSESSTESSSEASTTESTTESTSEATTESTTEATTESTSEAASESTTESTSEATTQSSTESSSEATSEEPGSSTESSEQTTETTDTTPASATPCPIGNLTDEQIVLVCPTGFRRHPKYCNLFYQCTNEGNMEIKVLVLSCPEGTIFDEKKIQCLPENQTSQACQGTIASGRFYRKLEESSVSPIKVTTERLCPGEGHYPYRQGCSNAFYKCKRDSRDALQGYLYKCPQNFLYWSVSRRCERATRLPMCTHLSYRTKTDFWDNRWQIPVEDYNLSARSLRLF
- the LOC143214863 gene encoding uncharacterized protein LOC143214863 isoform X2, whose amino-acid sequence is MWSGPRLLGVLLALSLHARADPYDYIQNQYRQDANNGFVCTEEGYHPDPRDCRVYYRCVDWGNGSPLTTFRFECGVGTVFSKARGDICTHPNDSGRPECGGDENEIDSNVPGSPDTSSTQWTTTRTTTPSTTTSQSTTRSPSTTQWTTRSPSTTQWTTKSPPTTQWTTRSPSTTQWTTRSSPTTQWTTRSPPTTQWTTRSPSTTTQWTTRSPSTTQSTTRQPSAEDPSENGKNSPQCTQEGFLSDPNDCRKFYRCVDGGSGKFIKYEFTCGVGTVWDPEIQGCNHAWAVTRDDCKEASPGAGGVDNGGQWNGDNGGQWNGDAGDNGGQWNGDTGDNNGQWNGDTGSPGQPGDPNGQPGQPGDPNGLPGQPGDPNGSPGSPGQPGDPNGSPGSPGSPGSPGSPGSPGSPGSPGYPGYPGSPGSPGSPGSPGSPGSPGSPGSPGSPGSPGSPGSPGSPGSPGSPGSPGSPGSPGSPGSPGSPGSPGYPGYPGSPGSPGSPGSPGSPGSPGSPGSPGSPGSPGSPGSPGSPGSPGSPGSPGSPGSPGYPGSPESPGSPGSSGSPGSPGSPGSPGSPGSPGSPGSPGSPGSPGSPGSPGSPGSPGSSGSPGSPGSPGSPGYPGSPGSPGSPGSPGSPGSPGSPGSSGSPGSPGSPGSPGSPGSPGSPGSPGSPGSPGSPGTPATPGNSSSPSTPCSSSSPGTNSTSSSPGTDSTSSTPSGTPGICTQEGFFPDPENCRKFYRCVGSDATFIKYSFECGAGTAWDQSIQSCNHESAVPDCKGGSSSSPAPGSSDSSSSQSPGGTTSRPGTTQTEPSTTSSAPSSSSTAPPSSTSRPTTDSQTTVAQSSTSTSSSTTPVSTSRPTTDSQTTAVQSSTTTSSSTTPVSTSRPVTASSSSPSYPPSTSQSTTRPTTSPTTSSTASSTEQNSTSSSTIIAADPTETLPPESTTASSTQSTATTNPPSGSSNCTEEGFFPDPKDCHKFYRCVGSNSSFIKYEFQCGTGTAWDSSVQSCNHESAVPGCGSNSTGSDPSSNEVDGTTSQPATSSAPSSSSSAPPSSSSSQAPPTSSSSQAPPTSSSSSAPPTSSSSQAPPTSSSTSVPPTSSSSQAPPSSSSSQAPPTSSSSQAPPTSSSSQAPPTSSSSQAPPPSSTSSVPSSSSPTTAAPSSSSSTASSTAQSPSDPSTSTQSTDSGVTETVSYLPPTGSTSTTSNTKPPGSTSSPGSSQCSQEGFFPNPADCTKFIRCVRSENGFQRYDFSCAEGTAWDQSLQTCNYISEVASCSTESNEIDNGPPGSSPSTGLTPPITSSGTTAGTTAATTASSTQGDTPEESTTISSGSSSSGKPAETPDPSSTESSSSTSQSSTASSSSGSDCTTKPPNNTIVCEKEGFYPNPTQCDKFYRCVDNGNGFNVYHFNCAPGTIFDPSISVCNYPESVYPARDCQMPSSTTSSSTAGSTTGADRTTEPSTSTTSQDESTTTSEATSEATTESTSEATTQSTSEATTQSTSEATTQSTSEATTEATTQSASEATTESTSEATTQSTSEATTESTSEATTQSTSEATTQSTSEATTQSTSEATTESTTESTSESSTESSSEASTTESTTESTSEATTESTTEATTESTSEAASESTTESTSEATTQSSTESSSEATSEEPGSSTESSEQTTETTDTTPASATPCPIGNLTDEQIVLVCPTGFRRHPKYCNLFYQCTNEGNMEIKVLVLSCPEGTIFDEKKIQCLPENQTSQACQGTIASGRFYRKLEESSVSPIKVTTERLCPGEGHYPYRQGCSNAFYKCKRDSRDALQGYLYKCPQNFLYWSVSRRCERATRLPMCTHLSYRTKTDFWDNRWQIPVEDYNLSARSLRLF
- the LOC143214863 gene encoding uncharacterized protein LOC143214863 isoform X1, producing the protein MWSGPRLLGVLLALSLHARADPYDYIQNQYRQDANNGFVCTEEGYHPDPRDCRVYYRCVDWGNGSPLTTFRFECGVGTVFSKARGDICTHPNDSGRPECGGDENEIDSNVPGSPDTSSTQWTTTRTTTPSTTTSQSTTRSPSTTQWTTRSPSTTQWTTKSPPTTQWTTRSPSTTQWTTRSSPTTQWTTRSPPTTQWTTRSPSTTTQWTTRSPSTTQSTTRQPSAEDPSENGKNSPQCTQEGFLSDPNDCRKFYRCVDGGSGKFIKYEFTCGVGTVWDPEIQGCNHAWAVTRDDCKEASPGAGGVDNGGQWNGDNGGQWNGDAGDNGGQWNGDTGDNNGQWNGDTGSPGQPGDPNGQPGQPGDPNGLPGQPGDPNGSPGSPGQPGDPNGSPGSPGSPGSPGSPGSPGSPGSPGYPGYPGSPGSPGSPGSPGSPGSPGSPGSPGSPGSPGSPGSPGSPGSPGSPGSPGSPGSPGSPGSPGSPGSPGYPGYPGSPGSPGSPGSPGSPGSPGSPGSPGSPGSPGSPGSPGSPGSPGSPGSPGSPGSPGYPGSPESPGSPGSSGSPGSPGSPGSPGSPGSPGSPGSPGSPGSPGSPGSPGSPGSPGSSGSPGSPGSPGSPGYPGSPGSPGSPGSPGSPGSPGSPGSSGSPGSPGSPGSPGSPGSPGSPGSPGSPGSPGSPGTPATPGNSSSPSTPCSSSSPGTNSTSSSPGTDSTSSTPSGTPGICTQEGFFPDPENCRKFYRCVGSDATFIKYSFECGAGTAWDQSIQSCNHESAVPDCKGGSSSSPAPGSSDSSSSQSPGGTTSRPGTTQTEPSTTSSAPSSSSTAPPSSTSRPTTDSQTTVAQSSTSTSSSTTPVSTSRPTTDSQTTAVQSSTTTSSSTTPVSTSRPVTASSSSPSYPPSTSQSTTRPTTSPTTSSTASSTEQNSTSSSTIIAADPTETLPPESTTASSTQSTATTNPPSGSSNCTEEGFFPDPKDCHKFYRCVGSNSSFIKYEFQCGTGTAWDSSVQSCNHESAVPGCGSNSTGSDPSSNEVDGTTSQPATSSAPSSSSSAPPSSSSSQAPPTSSSSQAPPTSSSSSAPPTSSSSQAPPTSSSTSVPPTSSSSQAPPSSSSSQAPPTSSSSQAPPTSSSSQAPPTSSSSSAPPTSSSSQAPPTSSSSQAPPTSSSSQAPPPSSTSSVPSSSSPTTAAPSSSSSTASSTAQSPSDPSTSTQSTDSGVTETVSYLPPTGSTSTTSNTKPPGSTSSPGSSQCSQEGFFPNPADCTKFIRCVRSENGFQRYDFSCAEGTAWDQSLQTCNYISEVASCSTESNEIDNGPPGSSPSTGLTPPITSSGTTAGTTAATTASSTQGDTPEESTTISSGSSSSGKPAETPDPSSTESSSSTSQSSTASSSSGSDCTTKPPNNTIVCEKEGFYPNPTQCDKFYRCVDNGNGFNVYHFNCAPGTIFDPSISVCNYPESVYPARDCQMPSSTTSSSTAGSTTGADRTTEPSTSTTSQDESTTTSEATSEATTESTSEATTQSTSEATTQSTSEATTQSTSEATTEATTQSASEATTESTSEATTQSTSEATTESTSEATTQSTSEATTQSTSEATTQSTSEATTESTTESTSESSTESSSEASTTESTTESTSEATTESTTEATTESTSEAASESTTESTSEATTQSSTESSSEATSEEPGSSTESSEQTTETTDTTPASATPCPIGNLTDEQIVLVCPTGFRRHPKYCNLFYQCTNEGNMEIKVLVLSCPEGTIFDEKKIQCLPENQTSQACQGTIASGRFYRKLEESSVSPIKVTTERLCPGEGHYPYRQGCSNAFYKCKRDSRDALQGYLYKCPQNFLYWSVSRRCERATRLPMCTHLSYRTKTDFWDNRWQIPVEDYNLSARSLRLF
- the LOC143214863 gene encoding uncharacterized protein LOC143214863 isoform X5; this encodes MWSGPRLLGVLLALSLHARADPYDYIQNQYRQDANNGFVCTEEGYHPDPRDCRVYYRCVDWGNGSPLTTFRFECGVGTVFSKARGDICTHPNDSGRPECGGDENEIDSNVPGSPDTSSTQWTTTRTTTPSTTTSQSTTRSPSTTQWTTRSPSTTQWTTKSPPTTQWTTRSPSTTQWTTRSSPTTQWTTRSPPTTQWTTRSPSTTTQWTTRSPSTTQSTTRQPSAEDPSENGKNSPQCTQEGFLSDPNDCRKFYRCVDGGSGKFIKYEFTCGVGTVWDPEIQGCNHAWAVTRDDCKEASPGAGGVDNGGQWNGDNGGQWNGDAGDNGGQWNGDTGDNNGQWNGDTGSPGQPGDPNGQPGQPGDPNGLPGQPGDPNGSPGSPGQPGDPNGSPGSPGSPGSPGSPGSPGSPGSPGYPGYPGSPGSPGSPGSPGSPGSPGSPGSPGSPGSPGSPGSPGSPGSPGSPGSPGSPGSPGSPGSPGSPGSPGYPGYPGSPGSPGSPGSPGSPGSPGSPGSPGSPGSPGSPGSPGSPGSPGSPGSPGSPGSPGYPGSPESPGSPGSSGSPGSPGSPGSPGSPGSPGSPGSPGSPGSPGSPGSPGSPGSPGSSGSPGSPGSPGSPGYPGSPGSPGSPGSPGSPGSPGSPGSSGSPGSPGSPGSPGSPGSPGSPGSPGSPGSPGSPGTPATPGNSSSPSTPCSSSSPGTNSTSSSPGTDSTSSTPSGTPGICTQEGFFPDPENCRKFYRCVGSDATFIKYSFECGAGTAWDQSIQSCNHESAVPDCKGGSSSSPAPGSSDSSSSQSPGGTTSRPGTTQTEPSTTSSAPSSSSTAPPSSTSRPTTDSQTTVAQSSTSTSSSTTPVSTSRPTTDSQTTAVQSSTTTSSSTTPVSTSRPVTASSSSPSYPPSTSQSTTRPTTSPTTSSTASSTEQNSTSSSTIIAADPTETLPPESTTASSTQSTATTNPPSGSSNCTEEGFFPDPKDCHKFYRCVGSNSSFIKYEFQCGTGTAWDSSVQSCNHESAVPGCGSNSTGSDPSSNEVDGTTSQPATSSAPSSSSSAPPSSSSSQAPPTSSSSQAPPTSSSSQAPPTSSSSQAPPTSSSSSAPPTSSSSQAPPTSSSSQAPPTSSSSQAPPPSSTSSVPSSSSPTTAAPSSSSSTASSTAQSPSDPSTSTQSTDSGVTETVSYLPPTGSTSTTSNTKPPGSTSSPGSSQCSQEGFFPNPADCTKFIRCVRSENGFQRYDFSCAEGTAWDQSLQTCNYISEVASCSTESNEIDNGPPGSSPSTGLTPPITSSGTTAGTTAATTASSTQGDTPEESTTISSGSSSSGKPAETPDPSSTESSSSTSQSSTASSSSGSDCTTKPPNNTIVCEKEGFYPNPTQCDKFYRCVDNGNGFNVYHFNCAPGTIFDPSISVCNYPESVYPARDCQMPSSTTSSSTAGSTTGADRTTEPSTSTTSQDESTTTSEATSEATTESTSEATTQSTSEATTQSTSEATTQSTSEATTEATTQSASEATTESTSEATTQSTSEATTESTSEATTQSTSEATTQSTSEATTQSTSEATTESTTESTSESSTESSSEASTTESTTESTSEATTESTTEATTESTSEAASESTTESTSEATTQSSTESSSEATSEEPGSSTESSEQTTETTDTTPASATPCPIGNLTDEQIVLVCPTGFRRHPKYCNLFYQCTNEGNMEIKVLVLSCPEGTIFDEKKIQCLPENQTSQACQGTIASGRFYRKLEESSVSPIKVTTERLCPGEGHYPYRQGCSNAFYKCKRDSRDALQGYLYKCPQNFLYWSVSRRCERATRLPMCTHLSYRTKTDFWDNRWQIPVEDYNLSARSLRLF